From a single Dysidea avara chromosome 14, odDysAvar1.4, whole genome shotgun sequence genomic region:
- the LOC136243879 gene encoding uncharacterized protein: MFEEVMRSLLSAFQIALAVSSSPCCENANDSSCNREHGRWLGTSSTSVSPSCLDDSSVAFRFLSFSQHCTAFCPEATKTSGGAPIAFSHASGPQDGPKLQRSPAPAQRPCQEPLWTLLICFPPSNFDLICIQLSASLPISCGALLTSLLTARWISHIIPMSMFCRSSSGMSLTSSRHSSLVAYIQCCACSVIRSSRSSGHSSGGWRPEDDAEADNVVGSKSSCGVLVLLSDGAGLVDVVGILIAGVGVDIVGVLTATIGGDTDAADVDEIYAAVGVAPKAVERSIHEVLLQLDNGSCPVWLFAPHHDCTASCSGLLETKFSSCVRKHLTE, from the exons AATGCCAATGACAGTTCCTGCAATCGGGAGCATGGGAGGTGGCTGGGAACATCATCCACTTCAGTTTCACCATCATGTCTAGATG ACTCATCAGTAGCCTTCCGCTTCCTATCCTTCTCACAGCATTGTACAGCATTCTGTCCAGAAGCCACGAAGACATCAGGTGGAGCGCCAATAGCCTTCTCCCATGCCAGTGGTCCCCAAGATGGTCCCAAGTTGCAGCGTAGTCCAGCTCCAGCACAACGGCCTTGCCAGGAGCCGCTCTGGACTCTATTGATTTGCTTCCCACCGTCAAACTTCGACCTGATATGCATCCAGCTTTCTGCCAG CTTACCAATTAGCTGTGGAGCCTTGCTCACCAGTCTACTAACAGCTCGCTGGATATCGCATATCATTCCCATGTCAATGTTTTGCAGATCTTCTTCTGGGATGTCTCTCACTTCGTCCAGACACTCATCACTTGTGGCATATATCCAGTGCTGTGCCTGTTCAGTCATCAGATCATCAAGGTCATCTGGACATTCATCAGGTGGATGGAGGCCAGAAGATGATGCTGAAGCTGACAATGTGGTAGGAAGCAAATCAAGTTGTGGAGTATTAGTACTGCTGTCTGATGGTGCTGGGCTAGTGGATGTAGTGGGCATATTAATAGCTGGAGTAGGGGTTGATATTGTGGGCGTGTTAACAGCTACAATCGGGGGTGATACTGATGCAGCGGACGTTGATG AAATCTATGCTGCAGTTGGTGTGGCACCCAAAGCAGTGGAGAGGTCCATTCATGAGGTCTTGTTGCAGCTTGATAATGGCAGTTGTCCTGTCTGGCTGTTTGCTCCTCATCACGATTGCACAGCGAGCTGCTCTG GATTGTTGGAAACTAAATTCTCCAGTTGTGTGCGAAAGCACTTGACTGAGTGA